The DNA segment AATTTATCATGAGGTAATGCAAAGTGATCCATTCCGATTTCTCTGTAACCTTCTTTTTCTAATAACGATCTTCCCATTTCATAAAGATCACGTTTTAAAGTGGGTTCCGGAAGATCTTTTTCTGTGAATAATCTTTGTGAGGCTTTTATCCAAGGAACATGGGCATAGGAATAAAAGGCGATTCTGTCGGGTTTTAGTTCCAAAGTTTTTTCTATCGAATATTGCATGGAACTCAGAGTTTGTTTTGGTAACCCATAAATTAGGTCAAAGTTGATAGAATCAAATCCAAGGGCTCTAGCTTCTAGAGTGATGTTCTCTGTGAGTTCAAAGGGTTGGATTCTGTTAACTAATCTTTGGACTTCTGGATCAAAATCCTGAACACCCAAACTAATTCTTCGGAATCCCAACTTTTGCAAAAGTTTGAGTTGGGAAATCCTTGTTCTCCTTGGATCTACTTCAATGGAATATTGTGGATCTTCTGCTGGATTTAATTTAGTTAATATAAATTCGATTGTAGATTGTAAGTTGTAATCGGAAAGATAAGTGGGACTTCCTCCACCTAAATGAAGTTCGCTTAGGTTCTTTCCGTTTAAACTTGAAACTCTATATGTATAAAGTTGTAATTCATTTTTTAGCGCAGTGACATAGGGTTCTTCCACCGTATGATTTTTTGTGATTGAAGTATTACATCCGCAAAAAGTGCATAATGTTTCGCAAAACGGAATGTGGAGGTAAATTGCCAATTTTGAATCTTTGGGAGATAAATATGTATCCAATGATTGAATGCATTCATCTAGAGTTGGAGAATCCGTCCAATAAGGAACTGTCGGATAACTCGTGTATCTTGGTGCAGGTGTATCATATTTTTCGAGTAGGTGTTTCATTCGCTAAATACCTTTCTTGTTTCGTCAATGAGGAGATGAATCGAAGTTTCTGGCGTAAATTGTAAAACTCCATGGCCAAGGCCTGCCACCCATCCTTTTCTTTCTTCTGAAT comes from the Leptospira bourretii genome and includes:
- the hemN gene encoding oxygen-independent coproporphyrinogen III oxidase, with the protein product MKHLLEKYDTPAPRYTSYPTVPYWTDSPTLDECIQSLDTYLSPKDSKLAIYLHIPFCETLCTFCGCNTSITKNHTVEEPYVTALKNELQLYTYRVSSLNGKNLSELHLGGGSPTYLSDYNLQSTIEFILTKLNPAEDPQYSIEVDPRRTRISQLKLLQKLGFRRISLGVQDFDPEVQRLVNRIQPFELTENITLEARALGFDSINFDLIYGLPKQTLSSMQYSIEKTLELKPDRIAFYSYAHVPWIKASQRLFTEKDLPEPTLKRDLYEMGRSLLEKEGYREIGMDHFALPHDKLWKAFNANKLHRNFMGYSDSKTDVMLGLGSSSISETPNLFFQNQKLEMKYRKSILDGIIPILRGHKLTQSDQTRKQLILDLMTSWQVKVPNEIKSHVFHFLQEMESDHLVHWQGETLTVTEKGKPFLRIVAMAFDEKLQLSQPTKPVFSKAI